Within the Candidatus Latescibacterota bacterium genome, the region GTTGTTTGAATGAGACTCCAGAGCTCCATCGGGACCAAAACGGACCGTTGTATGGTCCAGGGTTGTCGCATCGAATTCAGCTGTGCTCAGGACTGCTACCGGAACAACTCCTCCTGCCCCGCAGTTGATCGCATTCGTATCGCTATCGGGCTTCACATCAATGGTACAATTCACAATGGTCGAAGAATTGTTTTTCAGGCCCAAGCCGAAATAATCACCGGCCGCAATCGCGACAAAGTCGGCACTTGGTTCCGGGACATCGCACTGACCGTTGTTGTTTGCCCCCCAACCTGCAATCGACCCGTCGGATTTTAAGCCCAGATTGTTCCAACCACCCGCCGCGATTACCACAAAGTCCGTGTTTGGTTCAGGTACTTCCAGGACGCCGGCATTATCGAGTCCCCAGGCCACAATCGACCCGTCGGATTTCAGACCCAAGCTGTGATGCTTGCCCGCCGCGATTGCCACAAAGTCCGTGTTTGGTTCGGGTACGTCGCAGATTCCAAAGGAGTCTCGTCCCCAGGCAACGATCGTTCCGTTGGACTTCAGACCCAATATGTGACGACTGTCTGCGGCAATCGCCACGAAATCGGTGTTCGGTTCGGGCACACTGCCAATGCCCAGGTAGTCCGCTCCCCAAACCACAATCGACCCATCGGATTGTAAGCCCAGGCTGAAATTTACACCTCCGGCTACTGCCACGAAATCCGCATTCGGAACAGGGACGTCGCACTGGTGTTCGTCGTTTCTGCCCCAGGCCACGATGAAGCCATCGGATTTTAGACCGAGATTGTGCCAATAGCCCACGGCAACGTCCACGAAATCAGTGTTCGGTTCAGGAACATCGTCCACGCCGTAGGTGTTTGTGCCCCAGGCTACGATCGAGCCGGAGGATTTAAGACCTAGTCTTTGATCGCTACTTGCAGCAATGGCCACGAAGTCAGTATTCAGGGTATTTTCCCTACAATTTAAACTCGCATGAGAGATCCAGAACACTACGGAGCCGTCGGCCTTCAAACCCAGCCCGTGATAATCCCCACCTGATATTGAAATAAAATCTGAATTGGGTTCAGGGATGTCGTGCTGACCAAATGTATTGTCTCCCCAGGCCACGATCGACCCATCGGACTTCAGCCCAAGACTGTTATCGTTGGTCCCGGCGATGGCACTGAAGTCGGCATTGGGAGCCGGAATATCGCACTGAGCAAAATCATTTTTTCCCCAGGCTACCACCGACCCATCGGATTTCAATCCCAGGCTGTGCTCGGGGCCCGCTGCGACCGCGACGAAGTCGGCATTGGGGGCCGGCACATCACACTGTCCATCGTAGGTGGAACCCCAAGCCACTACTGTTCTATCGGATTTCAGGCCAAGATTGTGATAAGCGCCTCCGGCAATTGCCACAAAACCAGAGTTCGGATCAGGGACATTCAAGTGGCCGCTATAATCCTCTCCCCAAGTTACGATTGACCCATCTGACAATAGGCCAAGGCTGTGAATACCTCCCGCGGCTATGGCCACAAAACCAACATTCGGTTCTGGGACGTCGCATTGGCCTGCGCCGTTGGCTCCCCAAGCCACAATCGTACCATCAGCTTTCAGACCCAGGCTATGCGTCCGGCCGACCGCGATTGCCACATAGTCTGAATTCGGTTCGGGGAGGTTGCACTGACCAGAGTAATTCTCACCCCAAGCTACGATCGAGCCATCGGGTTTCAGTCCCAAACTGTGGCCACTGCACCCGGCAATTTCCACAAGATCCTCTAACTCGGATTGTTTTACAATTACCTCGGATCCCCACCCCACGATGTGGCCTTGGGCCTGGGCGAGAGCGGTTCCAGAGGCAAAGAGGAAA harbors:
- a CDS encoding T9SS type A sorting domain-containing protein, producing the protein MKRTGSILHLACLCFFLFASGTALAQAQGHIVGWGSEVIVKQSELEDLVEIAGCSGHSLGLKPDGSIVAWGENYSGQCNLPEPNSDYVAIAVGRTHSLGLKADGTIVAWGANGAGQCDVPEPNVGFVAIAAGGIHSLGLLSDGSIVTWGEDYSGHLNVPDPNSGFVAIAGGAYHNLGLKSDRTVVAWGSTYDGQCDVPAPNADFVAVAAGPEHSLGLKSDGSVVAWGKNDFAQCDIPAPNADFSAIAGTNDNSLGLKSDGSIVAWGDNTFGQHDIPEPNSDFISISGGDYHGLGLKADGSVVFWISHASLNCRENTLNTDFVAIAASSDQRLGLKSSGSIVAWGTNTYGVDDVPEPNTDFVDVAVGYWHNLGLKSDGFIVAWGRNDEHQCDVPVPNADFVAVAGGVNFSLGLQSDGSIVVWGADYLGIGSVPEPNTDFVAIAADSRHILGLKSNGTIVAWGRDSFGICDVPEPNTDFVAIAAGKHHSLGLKSDGSIVAWGLDNAGVLEVPEPNTDFVVIAAGGWNNLGLKSDGSIAGWGANNNGQCDVPEPSADFVAIAAGDYFGLGLKNNSSTIVNCTIDVKPDSDTNAINCGAGGVVPVAVLSTAEFDATTLDHTTVRFGPDGALESHSNNSGLVRHETDIDDDGDLDLMFHFRLADTGIHCGDTEATLTGETFDGELVMGTDVIRTVPKGGIDPASDRVVKISPNPFNPMALVSFKLDQPQQVHVSVFDIRGRRVADVSEQHYEPGEHVVIWKGQDSTGRSVPSGEYFFRVEMGDRVETQKALLLR